Proteins encoded within one genomic window of Acinetobacter sp. YWS30-1:
- a CDS encoding DUF58 domain-containing protein: MDKTWQNWLAKRFQFSQQKQLSQKDVLVFIYQQGYLFLVLIFITFIAGVNYANNLILGFCFLISAVLCVSFYLTFKQLHDLNIEMVAEDVGQVGHALNLHFYFQQATARPRYLYIKAGNQLEKVYLSEQKQHWVLPFYAERRGKFEYPVIQIYSVYPFGLVRAWTYLYHHQFAWVAPKAQNNTSENKIYQNSFEPDMDEFRELRNYQSGDSLQAVSWKQFARGQGLYVKVFEQYQDEHSFEIHYEHMPSQSHEEKLGLMMGLIEQCEQQQCAYALHLPQAELPQGAGEEQLRKAKQLLAQA, encoded by the coding sequence TTGGATAAAACCTGGCAAAACTGGCTGGCGAAACGCTTTCAATTTTCACAGCAAAAACAGCTTTCTCAAAAGGATGTACTGGTCTTTATTTATCAGCAGGGTTATCTGTTTTTGGTTCTGATTTTTATCACCTTTATTGCTGGCGTGAATTATGCCAATAACCTGATTTTAGGTTTCTGCTTTCTGATTAGTGCAGTGCTATGTGTCAGCTTCTATCTGACCTTTAAACAGTTGCATGATCTGAATATCGAAATGGTTGCTGAAGACGTCGGGCAGGTGGGTCATGCACTTAACCTGCATTTTTATTTTCAGCAAGCCACAGCCCGACCGCGTTATCTGTATATTAAGGCCGGTAATCAGCTGGAGAAAGTTTATCTGAGTGAACAGAAACAGCATTGGGTGCTGCCATTTTATGCTGAACGTCGCGGTAAATTTGAGTATCCGGTGATTCAGATCTATTCGGTTTATCCCTTTGGCCTGGTACGAGCCTGGACCTATCTTTATCATCATCAGTTTGCCTGGGTGGCACCTAAAGCTCAAAACAATACTTCGGAAAACAAGATTTATCAGAATAGCTTTGAACCGGATATGGATGAGTTCCGTGAATTACGAAATTATCAATCTGGAGACTCATTGCAGGCGGTTTCCTGGAAACAGTTTGCACGTGGGCAAGGCTTGTATGTCAAAGTCTTTGAACAGTATCAGGATGAACATAGCTTTGAGATTCATTATGAACACATGCCTAGCCAGTCGCATGAGGAGAAACTGGGCTTGATGATGGGACTGATTGAGCAATGTGAGCAGCAGCAATGTGCATATGCACTGCATTTACCTCAGGCAGAATTGCCGCAGGGAGCAGGTGAAGAACAGTTACGTAAGGCCAAACAATTATTGGCTCAGGCATAA